In the genome of Pseudomonas sp. LBUM920, one region contains:
- a CDS encoding FAD-dependent monooxygenase, with protein MKRQKILVTGASVAGPALAYWLSRQGMHVTVVERAPAFRDGGQTIDVRGAGRVVVQRMGLEELIRANTTHEQGIAFVDRHNRTKAFIGVNDFDGEGPIAELEILRGELAKLLIQHSEDRVTYRFGDSIETLHDDGQQVHVRFAQGTEQVFDLVIVAEGIGSTTRNHVFGNEVQRRPLDVYTAYFTLPREPSDGQIMRWYNIPGGRCVCLRPDNLGTTRAFLSFQQAPNGYEKLAPDAQKSLLKQRFADAGWETPRVLAGLDDTTDLYLEAVGQVKMPRWSKGRIALVGDAAYCASPISGMGTSLGLCGAYVLAGELGRHADHTQAFAAYETLMRPYVAQAQGVPKFAPRLASPHSRVAIALGHAVLRLATAPVFKKLLGKFLSPKADAIDLPDYALKRQFK; from the coding sequence ATGAAACGCCAAAAGATTCTTGTCACCGGCGCCAGTGTCGCCGGCCCGGCGCTGGCATATTGGCTGTCCCGGCAGGGCATGCACGTCACAGTGGTCGAAAGGGCACCGGCTTTTCGCGATGGCGGGCAGACGATCGACGTGCGGGGTGCGGGCCGTGTTGTGGTGCAGCGCATGGGCCTGGAGGAACTGATTCGGGCCAATACAACCCACGAACAAGGCATTGCCTTCGTTGACCGCCACAACCGGACCAAGGCCTTCATCGGCGTGAACGACTTTGACGGCGAAGGGCCGATCGCTGAACTGGAGATTCTGCGTGGCGAACTCGCCAAGCTGTTGATCCAGCACAGCGAGGACCGGGTCACGTATCGGTTTGGCGACAGCATTGAAACCCTGCACGACGATGGCCAGCAGGTGCATGTGCGCTTTGCACAGGGGACCGAGCAGGTTTTCGACCTGGTGATTGTGGCGGAAGGAATTGGCTCGACCACGCGCAATCACGTGTTCGGCAACGAAGTCCAGCGCCGCCCGCTGGATGTATACACCGCCTATTTCACCCTGCCGCGTGAGCCAAGCGACGGCCAGATCATGCGCTGGTACAACATTCCCGGCGGTCGCTGCGTGTGTTTACGCCCAGACAACCTGGGCACCACGCGGGCGTTTTTGTCGTTTCAGCAAGCACCCAACGGCTACGAAAAACTCGCGCCAGACGCGCAGAAATCCTTGCTCAAGCAACGCTTTGCCGACGCCGGTTGGGAGACGCCCCGCGTATTGGCGGGGCTGGATGACACAACCGACCTTTACCTGGAAGCGGTAGGTCAGGTCAAAATGCCCCGTTGGTCCAAGGGCCGTATTGCACTGGTGGGCGACGCAGCCTATTGCGCCTCGCCCATCAGTGGCATGGGCACCAGCCTGGGCCTGTGCGGGGCGTATGTGTTGGCCGGCGAGCTGGGGCGCCATGCAGATCACACCCAAGCGTTTGCCGCCTATGAAACCCTGATGCGGCCCTACGTGGCTCAGGCGCAAGGCGTGCCCAAATTTGCACCGCGGTTGGCGTCACCTCATTCGCGCGTTGCAATAGCGCTCGGCCACGCCGTATTGCGGCTGGCGACAGCGCCTGTTTTTAAAAAGCTGCTTGGCAAGTTTCTTTCCCCCAAGGCTGACGCCATTGACCTGCCGGACTATGCCCTGAAACGTCAATTCAAATGA
- a CDS encoding PIG-L deacetylase family protein, with product MKPASLSEGRRGPAQIWNSAPQLAQIPAIPPSSLVPPGARVVVIAPHPGDEVLACGGLLQLLSTLEHPLLLISITDGSASHPGSHAWPASRLSVIRPQESAEALRRLGMPLHSLKWIRGGFRDDALASSEQPMSQFIARYLQPGDVVFTTWRNDGNDDHDAVGRASAKACSLIGARLYELPIWAWHSPAREAAMMPWQRAHKVRLDSWSVARKLHAAHAYASQLVGDPAIGLAPMLAQELLERMREPYEIVFT from the coding sequence ATGAAGCCTGCCTCCTTAAGCGAGGGCCGCCGCGGCCCCGCGCAAATCTGGAACAGCGCGCCACAGTTGGCGCAAATTCCCGCTATCCCTCCCTCTTCGCTGGTGCCACCTGGTGCGCGCGTGGTGGTGATTGCTCCGCACCCTGGCGATGAAGTGCTGGCGTGTGGAGGGCTGCTGCAACTGCTCAGTACCCTGGAGCACCCGCTGCTGCTGATCTCGATCACCGATGGCAGCGCCAGCCATCCGGGGTCTCACGCATGGCCGGCGAGCCGCCTGAGTGTGATCCGCCCACAGGAAAGCGCCGAGGCGCTGCGCAGGTTGGGCATGCCGCTGCACAGCTTGAAGTGGATTCGCGGCGGATTTCGTGACGACGCCCTGGCGAGCAGTGAACAGCCGATGAGCCAGTTCATCGCGCGTTACCTGCAGCCGGGCGACGTGGTGTTCACCACGTGGCGCAACGACGGCAATGACGACCACGACGCCGTCGGCCGTGCCAGCGCCAAGGCCTGTAGCCTGATCGGCGCGCGGCTTTATGAACTGCCCATCTGGGCCTGGCACAGTCCGGCGCGTGAAGCGGCGATGATGCCTTGGCAACGGGCGCATAAGGTGCGTCTGGACAGCTGGAGCGTCGCGCGCAAACTGCACGCCGCTCATGCCTACGCCAGCCAATTGGTCGGCGACCCGGCCATCGGGCTCGCGCCGATGCTCGCCCAGGAACTGCTCGAACGCATGCGCGAGCCGTATGAGATCGTGTTCACGTAG
- a CDS encoding helix-turn-helix transcriptional regulator produces MDLLDIFKALSNRTRLDILQGLKDPEKNFPAQDEGDVHTVGVCVSSIQEGVGLSQSTVSDYLATLHRAGLVEIRRIGQWTYYKRNEANIRALTEILGKEL; encoded by the coding sequence ATGGACCTACTCGACATATTCAAAGCCCTCTCAAACCGCACGCGACTCGATATCCTGCAAGGTTTGAAAGATCCCGAAAAAAACTTCCCCGCCCAAGACGAGGGAGACGTTCATACCGTGGGCGTCTGCGTCAGCAGCATCCAGGAAGGCGTCGGCCTTTCCCAGTCGACCGTGTCTGACTACCTGGCGACCCTGCACCGCGCAGGCCTGGTTGAAATCCGCCGTATCGGCCAGTGGACCTACTACAAACGTAACGAAGCCAACATCCGCGCGCTGACGGAGATCCTGGGGAAAGAACTCTAG
- a CDS encoding SAM-dependent methyltransferase yields the protein MSVATPYFDQLFAGNDDPWAFRQRWYEQRKRALTLAALTRPRYASIFEPGCANGELSAELAPRCDRLVCCDTASAAVALAQTRLRGFAHAEVQQSRLPEQWPTGSFELIVLSELCYYLDADDLHRLVDCALGALTEDGQLLACHWRPRIEGCPQTAEQVHALLQQRLNMPPVVQHHESDFLLDLWSRDRTSVATLEGLR from the coding sequence ATGAGCGTGGCCACGCCGTATTTCGACCAACTGTTCGCCGGCAATGACGACCCTTGGGCATTTCGCCAACGCTGGTACGAGCAGCGCAAACGCGCGCTGACCCTGGCGGCGCTGACCCGCCCGCGGTATGCGTCGATATTCGAACCCGGTTGCGCCAACGGCGAGCTGAGCGCCGAACTGGCGCCGCGCTGTGACCGCCTGGTGTGTTGTGACACGGCCAGTGCCGCCGTGGCGCTGGCGCAAACCCGGCTGCGGGGGTTTGCCCATGCCGAGGTGCAGCAAAGCCGTTTGCCGGAACAGTGGCCGACAGGTTCATTCGAACTGATCGTGTTGAGCGAGCTGTGCTACTACCTGGATGCCGATGATCTGCACCGCCTGGTTGACTGCGCCCTTGGCGCCTTGACCGAAGACGGGCAACTGCTGGCCTGTCACTGGCGCCCACGCATTGAAGGGTGCCCGCAGACCGCTGAACAAGTGCATGCCCTGCTGCAGCAAAGGCTGAATATGCCGCCGGTGGTGCAGCATCACGAAAGTGATTTCCTGCTCGACCTGTGGAGCCGCGACCGCACCTCGGTCGCAACCCTCGAGGGGCTGCGATGA
- a CDS encoding MarR family winged helix-turn-helix transcriptional regulator, translated as MKPSASVPVPDHDPRGLQIASDAVAQQLQQIAILTRKAASHLADSLSINQTDMAALEHLITDGPLPPTELASRLSVTTAGITQVIDRLERAGHVIRERQLDDKRRVMVCPVPASVALAYQHIAPMLSGLNAVLEALGGQERAVVEAFLGQVIEVYRSTLPGSSAASNPQQEA; from the coding sequence ATGAAACCATCCGCATCTGTCCCCGTCCCTGACCACGACCCACGTGGCCTGCAGATCGCCAGCGATGCTGTTGCGCAGCAGCTGCAACAGATCGCCATCCTGACGCGCAAAGCCGCCAGCCATCTTGCCGATTCGTTGTCCATCAACCAGACCGACATGGCGGCGCTGGAGCACTTGATTACGGACGGCCCGTTGCCACCGACCGAGCTTGCCTCGCGCCTGTCGGTGACGACCGCCGGCATCACCCAAGTCATCGACCGCCTGGAGCGCGCCGGCCATGTGATTCGTGAGCGCCAGCTTGATGACAAGCGCCGCGTGATGGTGTGTCCGGTTCCCGCCTCGGTGGCCCTGGCTTATCAGCACATTGCGCCAATGCTCAGCGGCCTGAACGCCGTACTGGAGGCGCTTGGGGGCCAGGAGCGCGCGGTGGTCGAGGCGTTTCTTGGCCAGGTGATCGAGGTTTACCGCAGCACGTTGCCGGGCAGCAGCGCCGCTTCAAATCCACAGCAGGAGGCCTGA
- a CDS encoding molybdopterin-binding protein, giving the protein MKVSARNVFKGQVSQVQEGAVNAEVVLTLAGGEQLVAVVTIQSVRNLGIAVGKEAVALIKAPWVMLMTDSSDIRLSARNCLEGTVLSVNDGSVNAEVVIELAGGSKVYAIVTRDAVAELGLAPGVSATAVIKASHIILGVPA; this is encoded by the coding sequence ATGAAAGTCAGCGCACGCAACGTATTCAAAGGCCAAGTCAGCCAAGTGCAGGAGGGCGCCGTTAATGCAGAAGTCGTCCTGACCCTGGCCGGTGGTGAGCAACTGGTGGCGGTGGTGACCATACAGAGCGTGCGCAACCTGGGCATCGCCGTGGGCAAAGAGGCCGTGGCACTGATCAAGGCGCCGTGGGTCATGCTGATGACCGATTCCAGCGACATTCGCCTGTCGGCGCGCAACTGCCTGGAAGGCACGGTACTGAGCGTCAACGACGGTTCGGTCAACGCCGAAGTGGTGATCGAATTGGCCGGTGGTTCGAAGGTTTACGCCATCGTCACCCGCGACGCGGTGGCGGAGTTGGGCCTGGCGCCGGGCGTCAGCGCGACGGCGGTGATCAAAGCCTCGCACATCATTCTCGGCGTGCCGGCCTGA
- a CDS encoding TonB-dependent siderophore receptor, whose product MSVQQHGGKGFSPNLIAMAICIASSQAAFAADAQQPADVVELGATQINTEQQLGATTEGSPSYTTGSMATATKLPLTMRETPQAVTVITRQRMDDQAMTSINDVVKATPGLFLNFSNGPGRQSYTSRGFDIDNLMYDGIPSGYNGATVGAQPNLAMFDRVEVVRGATGLVTGAGNPSAAINLIRKRPLDEQKVTLTGAAGSWDNYRGELDASSPLNDSGTLRGRVVTSYGDANSFIDKVQEDHGLFYAVTEADLSEDTTLTLGFSNQKDKTNYFWGSAMVGQDGHHLDLPRSYNPGTRWENKDQEINTVFAELRQRLANDWSLQVNANYAEQNALFSGSYQSRWVNNTPARTVYQAAYDENQAGIDAFASGPFQAFGRTHELVVGASKRIYDLTSYSPYDTNWPLTAGKPDFVHTDNQREVTTQDGVYVTTRLSLADPLKLILGGRLDWYDYDNRDGDGDYHVTRNLTRYAGLIYELDDHHSVYVSYSDIFTPQSDKDTSGKPVKPIVGKNYEVGIKGEYLGGALNASLALFRVDQENRAVQVFVPNCPQASCNEASGEIRSEGIDVELQGALTENWQVGGGYTYARTHTIKDEANPQKVNKQFDTDTPEQLFKLTTRYNLQGPLEKFRVGGNVSWQSRMYNDLDLADGSKYRLKQGSYAVTDLMAGYQVNQHLDLQLNANNIFDRRYYSTIANSVSYGGDAYGNPRNMMLTAKYTF is encoded by the coding sequence ATGTCTGTGCAACAACATGGCGGTAAAGGTTTTTCACCCAATTTGATCGCGATGGCCATCTGTATTGCCAGCTCACAAGCGGCCTTCGCCGCCGACGCGCAGCAGCCAGCAGACGTCGTCGAGTTGGGCGCGACGCAGATCAACACCGAGCAGCAACTCGGTGCGACCACCGAAGGCAGCCCGTCCTACACCACCGGCTCGATGGCAACGGCGACCAAACTTCCACTCACGATGCGCGAAACCCCACAGGCCGTTACCGTCATCACGCGACAACGCATGGATGACCAGGCGATGACCAGCATCAACGACGTGGTCAAGGCCACGCCCGGGTTGTTCCTGAACTTCTCCAACGGGCCTGGCCGGCAGTCGTACACCTCGCGCGGTTTCGACATCGACAACCTGATGTATGACGGCATTCCCAGCGGCTACAACGGGGCCACAGTCGGCGCCCAGCCGAACCTGGCCATGTTCGACCGCGTCGAGGTAGTGCGCGGCGCAACAGGCCTGGTCACCGGGGCCGGCAACCCTTCAGCGGCCATCAACCTGATCCGCAAGCGGCCGTTGGACGAGCAGAAAGTCACCCTCACCGGCGCCGCCGGCAGCTGGGACAATTACCGTGGCGAGCTGGACGCATCCAGCCCGCTCAACGACAGCGGCACATTGCGCGGCCGGGTGGTCACTTCTTACGGTGATGCCAACAGTTTCATCGATAAAGTCCAGGAAGATCACGGCCTGTTCTACGCCGTCACCGAAGCGGATCTGAGCGAAGACACCACCCTGACCCTGGGTTTCTCCAACCAGAAGGACAAGACCAACTACTTCTGGGGATCGGCGATGGTCGGTCAGGACGGCCATCATCTGGACCTGCCGCGCTCCTACAACCCGGGTACTCGCTGGGAGAACAAGGACCAGGAAATCAACACGGTGTTCGCCGAGCTGCGTCAGCGCCTGGCCAACGACTGGAGCCTTCAAGTCAACGCCAACTACGCCGAACAGAACGCGTTGTTTTCAGGCTCCTACCAGTCGCGCTGGGTCAACAACACCCCGGCCCGCACGGTCTACCAGGCGGCCTACGATGAAAACCAGGCCGGCATCGACGCCTTTGCCAGCGGCCCTTTCCAGGCGTTCGGGCGTACCCATGAACTGGTGGTGGGCGCCAGCAAGCGCATCTATGACCTGACCAGCTACAGTCCGTACGACACCAACTGGCCACTCACCGCGGGCAAGCCAGACTTCGTCCACACCGACAACCAGCGCGAAGTCACCACTCAGGACGGCGTCTACGTCACCACGCGCCTGAGCCTCGCCGACCCGTTGAAACTGATCCTCGGCGGACGCCTGGACTGGTATGACTATGACAACCGTGACGGCGACGGCGACTATCATGTCACCCGCAACCTCACCCGCTACGCAGGTTTGATTTATGAGCTGGACGACCATCACTCGGTCTACGTCAGCTACAGCGACATCTTCACGCCGCAGAGTGACAAGGACACGTCCGGTAAGCCGGTCAAGCCGATTGTCGGCAAGAACTACGAAGTCGGCATCAAGGGCGAATACCTTGGCGGCGCGCTGAACGCGAGCCTGGCGCTGTTCCGCGTCGATCAGGAGAACCGGGCGGTGCAAGTGTTCGTGCCAAACTGCCCGCAGGCCTCCTGCAACGAAGCCTCCGGCGAAATTCGCAGCGAGGGCATCGACGTCGAACTACAAGGCGCGTTAACCGAGAATTGGCAGGTCGGCGGTGGCTACACCTACGCCCGTACGCACACCATCAAGGATGAGGCCAACCCGCAGAAGGTCAACAAGCAGTTCGACACCGACACGCCAGAACAGCTGTTCAAACTGACCACACGCTACAACCTGCAGGGCCCGCTGGAAAAATTCCGTGTGGGCGGTAACGTCTCCTGGCAGAGCCGCATGTACAACGACCTTGACCTCGCGGACGGCAGCAAATATCGGCTTAAACAGGGCAGCTATGCCGTCACCGACCTGATGGCCGGCTACCAGGTCAACCAGCACCTGGACCTGCAGCTCAACGCCAACAACATCTTCGACCGGCGCTACTACTCCACCATCGCCAACTCGGTGAGCTACGGCGGTGATGCTTACGGCAACCCGCGCAACATGATGCTGACCGCCAAGTACACCTTCTGA
- a CDS encoding glycosyltransferase family 2 protein: protein MIGVLIPVHNEEALLGECLKSALIAARHPELLGEKVQILTVLDSCNDGSAAIVQAYAVQSLHVQARNVGQVRGVGARHLLNQGARWISCTDADSRVAPDWLVAQLALGVDAVCGTVTVVGWSDGFDPAAQIRYTQAYQARDGHRHVHGANLGVSAGAYVRAGGFEPLACHEDVQLVRNLERCGASIAWSHRPQVITSGRLDCRAEGGFGDYLKSLMQAS, encoded by the coding sequence ATGATCGGCGTTCTGATCCCGGTGCATAACGAAGAAGCGCTGCTGGGCGAATGCCTGAAGTCTGCGTTGATTGCCGCACGCCATCCGGAGCTGCTCGGCGAAAAGGTCCAGATTCTCACCGTGCTCGACAGCTGCAACGACGGCAGTGCGGCGATCGTGCAGGCCTATGCGGTGCAAAGCCTGCACGTGCAGGCGCGCAATGTCGGGCAGGTGCGCGGTGTGGGTGCACGGCACTTGCTGAATCAAGGTGCACGCTGGATTTCGTGCACGGACGCCGACAGCCGCGTCGCCCCTGACTGGCTGGTGGCGCAATTGGCGCTGGGTGTGGACGCGGTGTGCGGCACCGTGACCGTGGTCGGCTGGAGTGACGGCTTCGACCCCGCGGCGCAAATTCGCTACACCCAGGCCTACCAGGCCCGAGACGGCCATCGGCATGTACACGGTGCCAATCTGGGCGTGAGTGCTGGCGCCTATGTGCGAGCCGGCGGGTTCGAGCCACTGGCCTGCCATGAAGATGTGCAACTGGTGCGCAATCTGGAGCGTTGCGGCGCGTCCATCGCGTGGAGCCACCGGCCACAGGTGATTACCAGTGGCCGGCTCGACTGCCGCGCCGAAGGCGGTTTTGGTGACTATTTGAAAAGCCTCATGCAGGCCAGCTGA
- a CDS encoding helix-turn-helix domain-containing protein: MDGNLGGRLKEERKRLLLSQHDFGVIGGVAENAQGHYERGERLPKSDYLMAIRRKGVDVLYVLSGERSHMSADDLTVEETEVVNQYRTLHEADQGAIAQITSSLSRDA, from the coding sequence ATGGACGGCAATTTAGGCGGGCGCTTAAAGGAAGAGCGCAAACGGCTTTTACTCTCCCAGCACGATTTTGGTGTGATCGGGGGCGTGGCCGAAAACGCACAAGGCCACTATGAAAGGGGCGAGAGATTACCCAAATCGGATTATCTGATGGCTATCCGTCGCAAAGGGGTCGATGTGCTTTACGTGCTGAGCGGTGAGCGTTCGCACATGAGCGCGGATGACCTTACTGTGGAAGAAACCGAAGTCGTCAATCAGTACCGCACGCTGCACGAGGCGGATCAGGGCGCGATTGCTCAGATCACCTCCTCATTGTCCCGAGACGCATGA
- a CDS encoding methyl-accepting chemotaxis protein, translating to MPTRPRFLEHYRKADRIMLALVWLMFLFSLGLAFWHDTWLQALTVGAGTSVVLTVLYRALGGTRLMRCLLGAGLMVMAALHINQAQGVIESHFGIFALLAVLTFYRDWLPILVAAATIAVHHVVFHALQHQGLPVFVMEHHGGWSMVFVHAFYVVMETVALLYLAIHSQREAVESQEMLEKMLAVTTQLTVETAQGEGKVHVSLAKRFDHFLQQITHLIDGVARDSQGLGQLGQELASASGTLEKGARHQLAEITQMTGSMQRMEDAMGHITVHVEQAVEHAGQASQQIVRGQESVGRAQHEISQLALRIHGTHSTVQDLAVQAEQIGSVLEVISSIANQTNLLALNAAIEAARAGEQGRGFAVVADEVRSLAQRTAVSTQEIKQIIEGLQHGSRQAVEAMHDSQQGVERCVQDSQLAVQMLQAVGADIARIDALNGRIVSTTREQSTANLEIVGRLQAVQSIAQSTADDVETLARSSERLPPIAVRLDALGRRFHQ from the coding sequence ATGCCCACCCGTCCGCGTTTTCTGGAGCACTACCGCAAGGCCGATCGCATCATGCTGGCGTTGGTCTGGCTGATGTTTCTGTTCTCTCTCGGGCTGGCGTTCTGGCACGACACTTGGCTGCAGGCACTGACCGTGGGCGCAGGCACCAGTGTGGTGCTGACGGTGCTCTATCGCGCCCTCGGCGGGACACGCTTGATGCGCTGCCTGCTGGGCGCCGGCCTGATGGTAATGGCTGCCCTGCACATCAACCAGGCGCAAGGCGTGATCGAATCACACTTCGGCATTTTCGCGTTGCTGGCGGTGCTGACGTTCTACCGCGACTGGCTGCCAATCCTGGTCGCGGCGGCAACGATCGCCGTGCATCACGTGGTCTTTCATGCCTTGCAACATCAAGGCTTGCCGGTGTTTGTGATGGAACACCACGGCGGCTGGAGCATGGTGTTCGTCCACGCTTTCTATGTGGTGATGGAGACCGTCGCCCTGCTCTACCTGGCCATTCACAGCCAGCGTGAGGCGGTCGAAAGCCAGGAAATGCTCGAGAAAATGCTCGCCGTGACCACCCAGCTCACCGTCGAAACCGCCCAAGGTGAAGGCAAGGTGCACGTCTCCCTGGCCAAGCGCTTTGACCACTTCCTGCAGCAAATCACCCACCTGATCGACGGTGTGGCTCGCGACTCCCAAGGCCTTGGCCAACTCGGCCAGGAACTGGCCAGTGCCAGCGGCACCCTGGAAAAAGGCGCACGCCATCAGTTGGCAGAAATCACCCAGATGACCGGCTCGATGCAGCGCATGGAAGACGCCATGGGCCACATCACCGTGCACGTTGAACAGGCTGTCGAGCACGCAGGCCAAGCCAGCCAACAAATCGTACGCGGCCAGGAAAGCGTCGGCCGCGCGCAGCATGAAATCAGCCAACTGGCTCTACGCATTCACGGCACCCACTCAACCGTGCAAGACCTCGCCGTGCAGGCAGAGCAGATCGGCTCGGTGCTCGAAGTGATCAGCAGCATCGCCAACCAGACCAACCTGCTCGCCCTCAACGCCGCCATCGAAGCCGCGCGCGCCGGCGAGCAAGGCCGAGGGTTTGCCGTGGTCGCCGATGAAGTGCGCAGCCTGGCCCAGCGCACGGCGGTGTCTACGCAGGAAATCAAACAGATCATCGAAGGCTTGCAACACGGCAGCCGTCAGGCCGTCGAGGCGATGCATGACAGCCAGCAAGGCGTAGAGCGTTGCGTACAAGACAGCCAGTTGGCGGTACAGATGCTGCAAGCGGTAGGCGCCGATATCGCGCGCATCGACGCACTGAATGGGCGAATTGTGAGCACCACGCGCGAGCAGTCCACGGCCAACCTGGAGATTGTCGGGCGCTTGCAGGCGGTGCAAAGCATTGCGCAAAGCACCGCGGATGATGTGGAAACGCTGGCGCGCAGCAGTGAACGGTTACCGCCGATTGCCGTGCGCCTGGATGCCTTGGGGCGCAGGTTTCATCAATGA
- a CDS encoding alpha/beta fold hydrolase, with the protein MHTLLTRRSKHRPLALALALLPFGALGVAHAEMPEPPTPASHHQTAFGALKHVKAGVLDVAYADVGPANGQVVILLHGWPYDIDSYADVAPWLAAKGYRVLIPYARGYGATRFVSDKTLRNGEPAALAQDVIDFMDALKIKQAVLGGYDWGARSADIVSALWPERVKALVSVSGYLIGNQAAGKQPLPPKAELQWWYQFYFATERGAAGYQKNTHEFARLIWQTASPKWAFDDATFARSAKGLDNPDHVAITVFNYRWRLGLVQGEAQYDALEQRLAQSPTIGVPTITLEGDANGAPHPQPEDYAKRFTGKYEFRQINGGIGHNLPQEAPAAFAKAVFDADHL; encoded by the coding sequence ATGCACACTCTGTTGACCCGTCGCTCCAAACACCGTCCGCTTGCTCTGGCATTGGCCTTGTTGCCATTCGGCGCCCTGGGCGTGGCTCATGCTGAAATGCCCGAGCCGCCAACGCCGGCCAGCCATCACCAAACCGCCTTCGGCGCGCTCAAGCACGTCAAGGCCGGGGTGCTCGATGTGGCCTACGCCGACGTTGGCCCGGCCAACGGCCAGGTGGTGATCCTGCTGCACGGTTGGCCCTACGACATCGACAGTTATGCCGATGTCGCGCCGTGGCTGGCAGCCAAAGGCTACCGCGTGTTGATCCCGTATGCCCGCGGCTATGGCGCCACGCGTTTTGTGTCGGATAAAACCCTGCGCAACGGCGAACCGGCAGCGTTGGCACAGGACGTGATCGACTTCATGGACGCACTGAAGATCAAGCAAGCGGTGCTCGGTGGGTACGACTGGGGCGCGCGCTCGGCGGATATCGTCTCGGCGCTGTGGCCGGAGCGGGTCAAGGCATTGGTGTCTGTCAGCGGTTACCTGATCGGCAACCAGGCCGCCGGCAAGCAACCGCTGCCGCCCAAGGCGGAATTGCAGTGGTGGTACCAGTTTTACTTCGCCACCGAGCGCGGCGCCGCCGGGTACCAGAAGAACACCCACGAATTTGCCAGGCTGATCTGGCAAACCGCTTCGCCGAAGTGGGCCTTTGACGACGCCACGTTCGCGCGCAGCGCCAAAGGCCTGGATAACCCCGATCACGTCGCCATCACGGTTTTCAACTACCGTTGGCGCCTGGGTTTGGTGCAAGGCGAGGCGCAATACGACGCGCTGGAACAGCGACTGGCCCAATCGCCCACCATCGGCGTGCCGACCATCACCCTCGAAGGCGACGCCAACGGCGCACCGCACCCGCAACCCGAGGACTACGCCAAGCGCTTCACCGGCAAGTACGAATTTCGCCAGATCAATGGCGGGATCGGCCACAACCTGCCGCAGGAAGCACCGGCAGCGTTCGCCAAGGCCGTGTTCGACGCCGATCACCTGTGA
- a CDS encoding DUF2867 domain-containing protein yields the protein MASTDVVHTLRLPADLDYYDRRSILLPVDVTALEAWNIMTAEPGPFLHMAFGIRDAICALFGVKRIGGFSGTRRERVQVGERLDFFLVEHSAPDVLVLTERDRHLDVMICLSISDRVFTITSSVVIHNAFGRFYRVPVGQVHKLIVNRDLKRLQRSLEG from the coding sequence TTGGCGAGCACCGATGTTGTTCACACACTGCGCCTGCCGGCCGACCTGGATTATTACGACCGCAGGTCGATCCTGCTGCCGGTCGATGTCACCGCGCTTGAAGCCTGGAACATCATGACTGCCGAACCGGGGCCATTCCTGCACATGGCGTTTGGGATCAGGGACGCCATTTGCGCATTGTTTGGTGTGAAACGTATTGGCGGGTTTTCCGGCACGCGGCGAGAGCGTGTGCAGGTCGGCGAGCGGCTGGACTTCTTTTTGGTGGAGCACAGCGCTCCCGACGTACTGGTGCTGACCGAGCGCGACCGGCATCTGGATGTGATGATCTGCCTGTCGATCAGCGATCGTGTGTTCACGATCACCTCATCGGTGGTCATTCATAACGCCTTTGGCCGCTTTTATAGGGTGCCGGTCGGTCAGGTGCACAAGCTGATCGTCAACCGTGACCTGAAGCGACTCCAACGCAGCCTTGAAGGGTAG